One genomic segment of Alicycliphilus denitrificans K601 includes these proteins:
- a CDS encoding branched-chain amino acid ABC transporter substrate-binding protein produces the protein MPLPSRRQAIRACALALLPLAVGAQPRSATGAPIRVALIESLSGSFANTGEAVFRNIVWAMERVNARGGVPLPGGAKPLQLARYDSKGTNEEALSALRAAIDDGAHFVLQGNSSATAAALIEAINKHNQREPGRRVVFLNYSAVDPALTNDKCSFWHFRFDAHADMRMAALMDVMREDRALKSVYLIGQDYSFGQAVLREARRQLAAQRPDVAVVGDELHPVGRVKDFAPYAVKIKASGAQAVITGNWGNDLTLLVKAAREVGYDGMFYTFYGNALGAPAALGDAGVGKVVAVADWLPNLPTKGSEDFYRAFRARFPQPQDDYVHMRMQLMVEALAQAMQQAGSTDALPVARALEHASVTLYGQAGRMRAQDHQFQQPLVVGVMDRLDAPGVKFDVEGSGYGFRVVRQIPADKAQMPSTCRMQRP, from the coding sequence ATGCCCCTTCCGTCACGCCGCCAGGCCATCCGCGCCTGTGCTCTGGCGCTGCTGCCCCTGGCTGTCGGCGCCCAGCCCCGGTCCGCCACCGGCGCGCCCATCAGGGTCGCGCTCATCGAAAGCCTGTCCGGCAGCTTTGCCAACACTGGCGAGGCGGTATTCCGCAACATCGTCTGGGCCATGGAGCGCGTGAACGCGCGCGGCGGCGTGCCGCTGCCGGGCGGCGCCAAGCCGCTGCAGCTGGCGCGCTACGACAGCAAGGGCACGAACGAGGAGGCGCTGTCGGCCCTGCGCGCGGCCATTGACGATGGGGCGCACTTCGTGCTGCAGGGCAATTCCTCGGCCACGGCCGCCGCGCTCATCGAGGCCATCAACAAGCACAACCAGCGCGAGCCGGGCAGGCGCGTGGTGTTCCTCAACTACTCGGCGGTCGATCCCGCGCTCACGAACGACAAGTGCAGCTTCTGGCACTTCCGCTTCGACGCCCATGCCGACATGCGAATGGCCGCGCTCATGGACGTGATGCGCGAGGACCGGGCGCTCAAGAGCGTCTACCTGATCGGCCAGGACTACAGCTTCGGCCAGGCCGTGCTGCGCGAGGCCCGCCGGCAGCTGGCCGCCCAGCGCCCCGACGTCGCGGTCGTCGGCGACGAACTACACCCTGTGGGCCGCGTGAAGGACTTCGCGCCCTATGCCGTCAAGATCAAGGCCAGCGGCGCGCAGGCCGTTATCACCGGCAACTGGGGCAACGACCTCACGCTGCTCGTCAAGGCCGCGCGCGAGGTGGGCTACGACGGCATGTTCTACACCTTCTACGGCAACGCCCTGGGCGCGCCCGCCGCCCTGGGCGACGCCGGCGTTGGCAAGGTGGTGGCCGTGGCCGACTGGCTGCCCAACCTGCCCACGAAGGGCAGCGAGGACTTCTACCGGGCCTTCCGCGCACGCTTCCCGCAGCCGCAGGACGACTACGTGCACATGCGCATGCAGCTCATGGTCGAGGCCCTGGCCCAGGCCATGCAGCAGGCCGGCAGCACCGACGCGCTGCCAGTGGCGCGCGCGCTGGAGCACGCCAGCGTGACCCTGTACGGCCAGGCGGGCCGCATGCGCGCGCAGGACCACCAGTTCCAGCAACCCCTCGTCGTGGGCGTGATGGACCGGCTGGATGCGCCGGGCGTGAAGTTCGACGTGGAGGGCTCGGGCTACGGCTTCCGCGTGGTGCGGCAGATCCCGGCGGACAAGGCGCAGATGCCCAGCACCTGCCGCATGCAGCGGCCCTGA
- a CDS encoding SDR family NAD(P)-dependent oxidoreductase, translating into MLLKDKVAVITGGAGINGLGFATARMMGEQGARVAILDLAAADPQAAAARLGEGHMGVVANVTDKASCEAAAAAVQARYGRIDILVNNAGVTQPAKFLDITGADYDRILDVSLRGTLYASQAVLPAMLAQQSGAIVCISSVSAQRGGGILGGPHYSAAKAGVLGLARAMAREYGGSNIRVNCVTPGLIATDINKGKIPDDKRQGILDGIPLARIGEPADVAGCVVFLASDLAKYCTGVTLDVNGGMLIH; encoded by the coding sequence ATGCTGCTCAAGGACAAAGTGGCCGTCATTACCGGCGGCGCAGGGATCAATGGACTGGGCTTCGCCACCGCCCGCATGATGGGGGAGCAGGGCGCCAGGGTGGCCATCCTCGACCTGGCCGCGGCCGACCCGCAGGCCGCCGCCGCGCGCCTGGGCGAAGGCCACATGGGCGTGGTGGCCAACGTGACCGACAAGGCCTCGTGCGAGGCCGCCGCGGCCGCCGTCCAGGCCCGCTATGGCCGCATCGACATCCTGGTGAACAACGCGGGCGTGACCCAGCCGGCCAAATTCCTCGACATCACGGGCGCTGACTACGACCGCATCCTGGACGTGAGCCTGCGCGGCACGCTGTATGCGTCGCAGGCCGTGCTGCCCGCCATGCTGGCACAGCAGAGCGGCGCCATCGTCTGCATCTCGTCCGTCTCGGCCCAGCGTGGCGGCGGCATCCTGGGCGGGCCGCACTACTCGGCGGCCAAGGCCGGCGTGCTCGGCCTGGCGCGCGCCATGGCGCGCGAATACGGGGGCAGCAACATCCGCGTCAACTGCGTGACGCCGGGCCTCATCGCCACGGACATCAACAAGGGAAAGATCCCCGACGACAAGCGCCAGGGCATCCTGGACGGCATACCGCTGGCGCGCATCGGCGAGCCCGCCGATGTGGCCGGCTGCGTCGTGTTTCTGGCGAGCGATCTGGCCAAGTACTGCACGGGCGTCACGCTGGACGTGAACGGCGGCATGCTGATCCATTGA
- a CDS encoding ABC transporter permease: protein MLLNSLLLALRSIRRNLMRSFLTVLGIVIGVSAVITMVTLGNGATLAVQAQIASLGTNLLQVRPGQRMGPGGGSGAPAFKDVDADAIAQQIGGILAVAPEARTSATAVAGGRNWTTSVLGSTNAWLQTGSWTLASGREFTSDEQRVGAAVCLIGQTVRRELFGAGADVLGERVRVRQFSCEVVGVLASKGQGAFGNDQDDLVLLPLKTLQRRVIGSTRVPTLLVSMQDGSDPERVKSSLTELLRERRKLSESDDDNFNVLDTKQLADTFSGTTRVMTTLLGAVAAVSLLVGGIGIMNIMLVSVTERTREIGLRLAIGALEREVLMQFLIEAVVLAALGGLIGIVLAAGASVALSKAMGIPYVFHPGVNLLSFVFSAGIGVLFGFFPARRAARLDPIEALRHE from the coding sequence ATGCTGCTCAACTCCCTGCTGCTCGCGCTGCGCTCCATAAGGCGCAACCTGATGCGCTCCTTCCTCACCGTGCTGGGCATCGTGATCGGCGTGAGCGCGGTGATCACCATGGTCACGCTGGGCAACGGCGCCACGCTGGCCGTGCAGGCCCAGATCGCCAGCCTGGGCACCAACCTGCTGCAGGTGCGCCCGGGCCAGCGCATGGGGCCGGGCGGCGGCAGCGGCGCGCCCGCGTTCAAGGACGTGGATGCCGACGCCATCGCGCAGCAGATTGGCGGCATCCTGGCCGTCGCGCCCGAGGCGCGCACCAGCGCCACCGCCGTGGCGGGCGGGCGCAACTGGACCACCAGCGTGCTGGGCAGCACCAACGCCTGGCTGCAGACGGGCAGCTGGACGCTCGCGAGCGGGCGCGAATTCACCAGCGACGAGCAGCGCGTGGGCGCGGCCGTGTGCCTCATAGGCCAGACAGTGCGCCGCGAGCTGTTCGGCGCCGGCGCCGACGTGCTGGGCGAGCGCGTGCGCGTGCGCCAGTTCTCGTGCGAGGTGGTGGGCGTGCTCGCTTCCAAGGGGCAGGGCGCGTTCGGCAACGATCAGGACGACCTGGTGCTGCTGCCGCTCAAGACGCTGCAGCGCCGCGTGATCGGCAGCACGCGCGTGCCCACGCTGCTGGTGTCGATGCAGGACGGCAGCGACCCCGAGCGCGTGAAGTCCAGCCTGACCGAGCTGCTGCGCGAGCGGCGCAAGCTCTCGGAGTCCGACGACGACAACTTCAACGTGCTCGACACCAAGCAGCTGGCCGACACCTTCTCGGGCACCACGCGCGTCATGACCACGCTGCTGGGCGCCGTGGCCGCCGTGAGCCTGCTGGTGGGCGGCATAGGCATCATGAACATCATGCTGGTGAGCGTGACCGAGCGCACGCGCGAGATCGGCCTGCGCCTGGCCATAGGCGCGCTCGAGCGCGAGGTGCTCATGCAGTTCCTCATCGAGGCCGTGGTACTGGCGGCGCTGGGCGGGCTCATCGGCATCGTGCTGGCCGCGGGGGCGTCCGTGGCGCTGTCCAAGGCCATGGGCATACCCTACGTGTTCCACCCGGGCGTGAACCTGCTGTCCTTCGTGTTCTCGGCGGGCATAGGCGTGCTGTTCGGCTTCTTCCCCGCGCGGCGCGCGGCGCGGCTCGATCCCATCGAGGCACTGCGCCATGAATAG
- a CDS encoding YeiH family protein: MTLASHPSSTLASLTGSPVRWLPGLLLIGAMAAAALWLAGQPFFARHGLGMLTLAIVLGLLLGNTVYPRLDQACGPGVGLAKQQLLRAGIVLYGLRLTFQDIAVMGWGGVAVDALVLASTFGLASWLGQRVLGLDRRTTLLVGAGSSICGAAAVLATAPVVKGRAQDVAVAVATVVVFGTLGMFLYPALYHWNASWDWIDMNAQQYGLYVGATVHEVAQVVAAGAAIGPEAAATAVIAKMTRVMMLAPFLLVLSFFLARARHGAAAGQKDAGGSRAITIPWFALGFVAMAGVNSLDMLPDAVVRAGVRLDDLLLAMAMAALGLTTHVRAVRAAGLRPLLLAAALFAWLLGAGLLLSRYLPQWP, translated from the coding sequence ATGACCCTTGCCTCACACCCCTCCTCCACCCTTGCCTCCTTAACCGGCAGTCCGGTACGCTGGCTGCCGGGGCTGCTGCTGATCGGCGCCATGGCGGCCGCCGCGCTGTGGCTGGCAGGGCAGCCCTTCTTCGCCCGGCATGGCCTGGGCATGCTGACGCTGGCCATCGTGCTCGGCCTTCTACTGGGCAATACCGTGTACCCGCGCCTGGACCAGGCCTGCGGCCCCGGCGTGGGCCTGGCCAAGCAGCAGTTGCTGCGCGCGGGCATCGTGCTGTATGGCCTGCGCTTGACCTTCCAGGACATCGCCGTCATGGGCTGGGGCGGCGTCGCCGTGGACGCCCTGGTGCTGGCCAGCACCTTCGGGCTGGCCAGTTGGCTGGGCCAGCGCGTCCTGGGGCTGGACCGGCGCACCACGCTGCTCGTCGGCGCGGGCAGCTCCATCTGCGGCGCGGCCGCCGTGCTGGCGACGGCGCCCGTGGTCAAGGGACGCGCCCAGGATGTGGCCGTCGCCGTGGCCACCGTGGTGGTGTTCGGCACGCTGGGCATGTTCCTGTATCCCGCGCTGTACCACTGGAACGCCTCCTGGGACTGGATAGACATGAATGCGCAGCAATACGGCCTCTACGTGGGCGCCACGGTACACGAGGTAGCGCAGGTGGTGGCCGCGGGCGCAGCCATCGGCCCCGAAGCCGCCGCCACCGCCGTGATCGCCAAGATGACGCGCGTGATGATGCTGGCGCCCTTCCTGCTCGTCCTGTCCTTCTTCCTGGCGCGCGCACGGCACGGCGCGGCTGCAGGCCAGAAGGATGCAGGCGGCAGCCGGGCCATCACCATTCCCTGGTTTGCCCTGGGCTTCGTGGCCATGGCCGGCGTGAACTCGCTGGACATGCTGCCCGATGCGGTGGTGCGGGCCGGCGTGCGCCTGGACGACCTGCTGCTGGCCATGGCCATGGCGGCCCTGGGCCTCACCACCCATGTGCGCGCAGTGCGCGCCGCGGGACTCAGGCCGCTGCTACTGGCCGCCGCGCTGTTTGCCTGGCTGCTGGGGGCGGGGCTGCTGCTGAGCCGTTACCTGCCGCAGTGGCCTTGA
- a CDS encoding DUF2242 domain-containing protein, which yields MRPCCGFFCLAPVIRFLPLPSTPLGRRPGLLACALLLAGCARLPEAMPGLERNLQFTPNDFDSTSMHTRHVLASQARTCEAARRALLSQGYLVNTASAEMVAGRKYYQPQADVHYEVEMRVVCAPEGQGDVRTSAFASALQDRYVIKKVNNSASLGVGGIGSVSLPVSATDDTLVKVGSETITDVQFYERFFQLFERYVPMAPAGTASVQLPVPVATAPAPAPAPAPATTAAVPEPAASASQLPQQERAAAADAPAEQPAPQSIEQLMAQ from the coding sequence ATGCGGCCCTGCTGCGGATTTTTTTGCTTGGCTCCCGTGATTCGATTCCTGCCCCTTCCTTCCACGCCCCTGGGCCGGCGCCCGGGCCTGCTGGCCTGCGCCCTTCTACTGGCGGGCTGCGCGCGGCTGCCCGAGGCCATGCCTGGGCTGGAGCGCAACCTGCAATTCACCCCCAACGACTTCGACAGTACCAGCATGCACACGCGCCATGTCCTGGCCTCGCAGGCGCGCACCTGCGAGGCCGCGCGCCGCGCGTTGCTGAGCCAGGGCTACCTGGTGAACACGGCCAGCGCCGAGATGGTGGCCGGGCGCAAGTACTACCAGCCCCAGGCCGACGTGCACTACGAGGTGGAAATGCGCGTGGTCTGCGCCCCCGAGGGGCAGGGGGACGTGCGCACCTCGGCCTTCGCCAGCGCGCTGCAGGATCGCTACGTGATCAAGAAGGTCAACAACTCGGCCTCGCTGGGCGTGGGCGGCATAGGCTCGGTGTCGCTGCCCGTCTCCGCCACTGACGACACCCTGGTCAAGGTGGGCAGCGAGACCATCACCGACGTGCAATTCTACGAACGCTTCTTCCAGCTCTTCGAGCGCTACGTGCCCATGGCGCCCGCCGGCACCGCCAGCGTACAGTTGCCGGTGCCAGTGGCCACTGCCCCCGCGCCGGCGCCGGCGCCGGCGCCGGCCACCACGGCCGCCGTGCCGGAGCCCGCCGCCAGCGCCAGCCAGTTGCCCCAGCAGGAGCGCGCGGCGGCGGCCGATGCGCCAGCGGAGCAGCCGGCGCCGCAGTCCATCGAGCAGCTCATGGCCCAGTAG
- a CDS encoding LysR substrate-binding domain-containing protein, with protein MIPPLSALQAFEAVARRRSFSLAATELHLTPSAISHQLAKLENLLGVRLFERSSRGVDLTPAGHSYLQRVGNALGAISTATDALRHGVQDSLYLHCSPSFASLWLMPRIARFAQRNPGISLVLSASHVHSDFQLGLVDLDIRYGLPTWPHLEVEPIFSEKVLPLASPEFIRRHALHTPQDLLQVPLIQSMINVAQWPEWFARFEPAHRPERIALKFDRAMMSLDAAVQSLGVALESACLGQAHIASGRLQPVFGDEMSLEVQAHFLVYPARHAARPEVRMFLDWIREEARAC; from the coding sequence GTGATCCCACCGCTCAGCGCCCTCCAGGCCTTCGAGGCCGTCGCCCGCCGCCGCAGCTTTTCCCTGGCGGCCACCGAACTGCACCTGACCCCCTCGGCCATCAGCCACCAGCTGGCCAAGCTGGAAAACCTGCTCGGCGTGCGGCTGTTCGAGCGCTCGTCGCGGGGCGTGGACCTGACGCCCGCGGGCCACAGCTACCTGCAGCGCGTGGGCAATGCGCTGGGGGCCATCAGCACGGCGACCGACGCTCTGCGGCACGGCGTGCAGGACTCGCTGTACCTGCACTGCAGCCCGAGTTTCGCGAGCCTGTGGCTCATGCCGCGCATCGCGCGCTTCGCTCAGCGCAACCCGGGGATCTCGCTGGTGCTGTCGGCCTCGCACGTGCATTCGGACTTCCAGCTCGGCCTCGTGGACCTGGACATCCGCTACGGGCTGCCCACCTGGCCGCACCTGGAGGTCGAGCCCATCTTCTCCGAGAAGGTGCTGCCGCTCGCGAGCCCCGAGTTCATCCGCCGCCACGCCCTGCACACGCCGCAGGACCTGCTGCAGGTGCCGCTGATCCAGTCCATGATCAACGTCGCGCAATGGCCGGAATGGTTCGCCCGCTTCGAGCCCGCGCACCGGCCGGAGCGCATCGCCCTGAAGTTCGACCGGGCCATGATGAGCCTGGACGCGGCCGTCCAGTCGCTGGGCGTAGCGCTGGAGAGCGCCTGCCTGGGACAGGCACACATCGCCAGCGGCCGGCTGCAGCCCGTGTTCGGCGACGAGATGAGCCTGGAGGTGCAGGCCCATTTCCTCGTGTACCCGGCGCGCCATGCCGCGCGGCCGGAGGTGAGGATGTTCCTCGACTGGATCCGCGAGGAAGCCAGGGCCTGTTGA
- a CDS encoding D-2-hydroxyacid dehydrogenase: MKIVFLDRETISPRTHVRRPAFDHEWVEYPRTGPAEAAERLRDADVAIVNKVRLTADVLAQAPRLRLIAVAATGTDNIDLAACQARGIVVSNIRGYATHTVPEHTFALIFALRRSICAYRDAVRAGRWQQADQFCFFDHPIRDLAGSTLGVVGDGALGQSVAAMGRALGMRVLISGHKGRTGQGRLYTPFEETLRQADVLTLHCPLNDRTRNMIAAPEFAQMERSPLLVNTARGGLVDESAVGPALDAGQISGAAFDVTSVEPPPADHPFMALLDRPNFILTPHVAWASAEAIQALADQLIDNIEAFVASRPTNVVEPRA, translated from the coding sequence ATGAAGATCGTCTTCCTCGACCGCGAAACCATTTCCCCCCGGACCCACGTGCGCCGACCCGCGTTCGACCACGAGTGGGTGGAATACCCCCGCACCGGCCCCGCCGAGGCGGCCGAGCGCCTGCGCGACGCCGACGTAGCCATCGTCAACAAGGTCAGGCTGACGGCGGACGTGCTCGCCCAGGCACCGCGCCTGCGCCTGATCGCCGTGGCCGCGACGGGCACCGACAACATCGACCTGGCCGCCTGCCAGGCCCGGGGCATCGTGGTCAGCAACATCCGCGGCTACGCCACGCACACGGTGCCGGAGCACACGTTCGCGCTGATCTTCGCGCTGCGGCGCAGCATCTGCGCCTACCGCGACGCCGTGCGCGCGGGCCGCTGGCAGCAGGCGGATCAGTTCTGCTTCTTCGACCACCCGATCCGCGACCTGGCGGGCTCCACGCTGGGCGTTGTCGGCGATGGCGCGCTGGGCCAATCGGTGGCCGCCATGGGCCGGGCGCTGGGCATGCGCGTGCTGATCTCGGGCCACAAGGGCCGCACCGGCCAGGGCCGGCTCTACACCCCGTTCGAGGAGACGCTGCGGCAGGCCGACGTCCTCACGCTGCACTGCCCGCTGAACGATCGCACGCGCAACATGATCGCGGCGCCCGAGTTCGCGCAGATGGAGCGCAGCCCCCTGCTGGTCAACACGGCGCGCGGCGGGCTGGTGGACGAATCGGCCGTGGGCCCCGCGCTGGATGCCGGGCAGATCTCCGGCGCAGCGTTCGACGTGACCAGCGTGGAGCCTCCGCCGGCCGACCACCCGTTCATGGCACTGCTGGACCGCCCCAACTTCATCCTGACGCCCCACGTGGCCTGGGCCAGCGCCGAGGCCATCCAGGCACTCGCAGATCAGTTGATCGACAACATCGAGGCGTTCGTCGCCAGCAGGCCGACGAACGTGGTGGAGCCCAGGGCCTGA
- the tkt gene encoding transketolase: protein MSAHPLQPLAHAIRFLSIDAIVRAAEGHQGVPLGMAEIATALYTGHLKFDPADPAWWDRDRVVLSNGHGSMLLYALLHLTGYEQIGLDQIQRFRELGSRCEGHPERNPAHGIEVTTGPLGQGIANAFGMAVAEAYLSARFGSGLVDHFTYAFVGDGCLQEGVGQEMISLAGHLRLGKLVLLWDDNRITDDGSTQLSISEDVAARFRVAGWHVAEVDGHDIDAVSAALALARKDERPSFIACRTTIAKGIPRLEGQRGGHSARLYEQDAQEARALLGWPHGPFEVPAPVLDAWRAAGRRGAGARVAWRQRLDALPDAERREFCRVMNGELPAGWQQVLRDYKQRAVAAPQETGGILISAEINELLAPVIPERMVGCADLEAPTSHKRSLAAFTATDRSGAYVHCGVREHVMGAMANGMAAHGGIVPLTVTYLAFSDYERPAMRMAALMGLPVKFVFSHDSIGIGKNGPTHQPVEILASLRAMPNMLVMRPADAVEAAECWEAAMAHATGPVSLVFARQNLPLVRTAHAPENLSARGGYVLREAACGARQVTLLATGSEVTLALAAREALEQAGIATAVVSLPCWELFDQQDAAYRREVLGSGVRVGVEAACRLGWDAYLGDRGGFVGMTGFGASGPADALYKLFDITPEAVAREARRLLAA, encoded by the coding sequence ATGAGCGCACATCCGCTGCAGCCCTTGGCGCATGCCATCCGCTTTCTTTCCATCGACGCCATCGTGCGCGCCGCCGAGGGGCACCAGGGCGTGCCGCTGGGCATGGCCGAGATCGCGACCGCCCTCTACACCGGGCACCTGAAGTTCGACCCTGCCGACCCGGCGTGGTGGGACCGCGACCGCGTGGTGCTCTCCAACGGCCACGGCTCGATGCTGCTGTACGCCCTGCTCCACCTGACCGGCTACGAGCAGATCGGGCTCGACCAGATACAGCGCTTTCGCGAGCTGGGCTCGCGCTGCGAGGGCCACCCCGAGCGCAATCCGGCCCACGGCATCGAGGTGACCACGGGGCCGCTGGGCCAGGGCATCGCCAACGCCTTCGGCATGGCGGTGGCCGAGGCCTACCTGAGCGCCCGCTTCGGCAGCGGCCTGGTGGACCACTTCACCTACGCCTTCGTCGGCGACGGCTGCCTGCAGGAAGGCGTGGGCCAGGAGATGATCTCCCTGGCCGGCCACCTGCGCCTGGGCAAGCTCGTCCTGCTGTGGGACGACAACCGCATCACCGATGACGGCAGCACGCAGCTGTCCATCAGCGAGGACGTGGCCGCCCGGTTCCGGGTCGCCGGCTGGCATGTCGCCGAGGTGGACGGCCACGACATCGACGCGGTGTCCGCGGCGCTGGCGTTGGCGCGCAAGGACGAACGCCCCTCCTTCATCGCCTGCCGCACCACCATCGCCAAGGGCATTCCGCGCCTGGAAGGCCAGCGCGGCGGGCACAGCGCCCGCCTCTACGAGCAGGACGCCCAGGAGGCCCGCGCGCTGCTCGGCTGGCCCCACGGCCCGTTCGAGGTACCCGCCCCCGTGCTCGACGCCTGGCGCGCGGCCGGACGGCGCGGCGCCGGGGCGCGTGTCGCATGGCGGCAGCGCCTGGATGCCCTGCCCGATGCCGAGCGCCGGGAGTTCTGCCGCGTCATGAACGGCGAACTGCCCGCGGGCTGGCAGCAGGTGCTGCGGGACTACAAGCAGCGCGCCGTGGCAGCGCCCCAGGAGACCGGCGGCATCCTCATCTCGGCCGAGATCAACGAACTGCTCGCGCCCGTGATCCCCGAGCGCATGGTCGGCTGCGCCGACCTGGAGGCGCCGACGAGCCACAAGCGCAGCCTGGCCGCGTTCACCGCCACGGACCGCTCGGGCGCCTACGTGCACTGCGGCGTGCGCGAGCATGTCATGGGCGCCATGGCCAACGGCATGGCCGCGCACGGCGGCATCGTGCCGCTGACCGTGACCTACCTCGCGTTCTCGGACTACGAGCGCCCCGCCATGCGCATGGCCGCGCTCATGGGGCTGCCAGTCAAGTTCGTGTTCAGCCACGACTCCATCGGCATCGGCAAGAACGGCCCCACGCACCAGCCCGTGGAGATCCTGGCCTCGCTGCGCGCCATGCCCAACATGCTGGTGATGCGCCCCGCCGATGCGGTCGAGGCAGCCGAGTGCTGGGAAGCCGCCATGGCCCACGCCACCGGCCCCGTGAGCCTGGTCTTCGCGCGGCAGAACCTGCCCCTGGTGCGCACGGCCCATGCGCCCGAAAACCTCAGCGCGCGCGGCGGCTACGTGCTGCGCGAGGCGGCGTGCGGCGCGCGGCAGGTCACGCTGCTGGCCACGGGCTCCGAAGTGACCCTGGCGCTGGCCGCGCGCGAGGCGCTGGAGCAGGCCGGCATCGCCACGGCCGTCGTCTCCCTGCCCTGCTGGGAACTGTTCGACCAGCAGGACGCCGCCTACCGCCGCGAGGTACTGGGCAGCGGCGTGCGCGTCGGCGTCGAGGCGGCCTGCCGCCTCGGCTGGGACGCCTACCTGGGAGACAGGGGCGGGTTCGTGGGCATGACGGGCTTCGGCGCCTCGGGCCCGGCGGATGCGCTATACAAGCTTTTCGACATCACGCCCGAAGCCGTCGCCCGCGAGGCGCGCCGCCTGCTGGCCGCTTGA
- a CDS encoding ABC transporter ATP-binding protein, whose product MNAPMGALADAQPLIRLRGITKVYGEGALAFQALKGVDLDIAGGEFVAIMGPSGSGKSTAMNVIGCLDRPSVGSYLFRGVPVQSLSRDDRARLRRRFMGFVFQGFNLLARTSAQENVELPLLYRGESAAARHAAAARALESVGLKGWEHHTPAELSGGQQQRVAIARAIVSEPAVLLADEPTGNLDTQRSREIMELLWRLNAEQGITVLMVTHEPEMAQYARRIVRFVDGRIDSDTRNPRPYALAQEAMAP is encoded by the coding sequence ATGAATGCGCCCATGGGTGCGCTGGCCGATGCGCAGCCGCTGATCCGCCTGCGTGGCATCACCAAGGTCTATGGCGAGGGCGCGCTGGCCTTCCAGGCGCTCAAGGGCGTGGACCTGGACATCGCCGGCGGCGAGTTCGTGGCCATCATGGGCCCGAGCGGCTCGGGCAAGTCCACGGCCATGAACGTGATCGGCTGCCTGGACCGGCCCAGCGTGGGCAGCTACCTGTTCCGCGGCGTGCCCGTGCAGTCGCTGTCGCGCGACGACCGCGCGCGGCTGCGCCGGCGCTTCATGGGCTTCGTGTTCCAGGGCTTCAACCTGCTGGCGCGCACCTCGGCGCAGGAGAACGTGGAGCTGCCGCTGCTCTACCGCGGCGAGAGCGCGGCGGCGCGCCATGCGGCCGCTGCGCGCGCGCTGGAGTCGGTGGGCCTCAAGGGCTGGGAGCACCACACGCCCGCCGAGCTGTCGGGCGGGCAGCAGCAGCGCGTGGCGATCGCGCGCGCCATCGTCAGCGAGCCCGCCGTGCTGCTGGCCGACGAGCCCACGGGCAACCTGGATACGCAGCGCAGCCGCGAGATCATGGAACTGCTATGGCGCCTCAATGCCGAGCAGGGCATCACCGTGCTCATGGTCACGCACGAACCGGAGATGGCGCAGTACGCGAGGCGCATCGTGCGCTTCGTCGATGGCCGCATCGACAGCGACACGCGCAACCCGCGCCCCTATGCGCTGGCGCAGGAGGCGATGGCGCCATGA
- a CDS encoding LysR family transcriptional regulator: MLHLSLRQIEIFNAVAQSGSTVAAAQVVALSQSATSAALQQLEQCLGAPLFERVGRGLVLNDAGRALLPQALALLEQARAIEQAFGAQGAGLSVRLRVAASTTIGSYVLPHVLAAFARSHPQVSVDLQIGNTREVAQAVQALDADLGLIEGASHWQGLQVRPWRRDELVIVAAPHDPLAQAARARPLGPAALRGARWLLREQGSGTREMVEHALLPRLHQLPSAATLGSSEAIARCVAQGLGISCLSRVLVQPLLDAGELVLLPTLLPRIWRHFSLLQRMGQQHSPALAAFVQACQTHAQGEPA; this comes from the coding sequence ATGCTCCATCTAAGCTTGCGCCAGATCGAGATCTTCAACGCCGTGGCGCAAAGCGGCTCCACGGTGGCCGCGGCCCAGGTGGTGGCCTTGTCGCAGTCGGCCACGAGCGCGGCGCTGCAGCAGCTGGAGCAGTGCCTGGGCGCGCCCCTGTTCGAGCGCGTGGGCCGCGGCCTGGTGCTCAACGACGCCGGGCGTGCGCTGCTGCCCCAGGCGCTGGCGCTGCTGGAGCAGGCGCGCGCCATCGAGCAAGCCTTTGGCGCGCAGGGCGCGGGCCTGTCGGTGCGCCTGCGCGTGGCGGCCAGCACCACCATCGGCAGCTATGTGCTGCCGCATGTGCTGGCGGCATTTGCGCGCAGCCACCCGCAGGTGAGCGTAGACCTGCAGATCGGCAACACGCGCGAGGTGGCCCAGGCCGTTCAGGCGCTCGATGCCGACCTGGGACTGATCGAGGGCGCCAGCCACTGGCAGGGGCTGCAGGTGCGGCCCTGGCGGCGCGACGAACTGGTCATCGTCGCGGCGCCGCACGATCCGCTGGCGCAGGCTGCGCGGGCCCGGCCGCTGGGGCCGGCCGCATTGCGCGGCGCGCGCTGGCTGCTGCGCGAGCAGGGATCGGGCACGCGCGAGATGGTCGAGCATGCGCTGCTGCCGCGCCTGCACCAGCTGCCCTCGGCCGCCACGCTGGGCAGCTCCGAGGCCATCGCGCGCTGCGTGGCCCAGGGCCTGGGCATCAGCTGCCTGTCGCGCGTGTTGGTGCAGCCGCTGCTCGACGCTGGCGAACTGGTGCTGCTGCCCACGCTGCTGCCGCGCATATGGCGTCATTTTTCGCTGCTGCAGCGCATGGGGCAGCAGCATTCGCCCGCGCTGGCGGCATTCGTGCAGGCCTGCCAGACGCACGCACAGGGCGAACCCGCTTGA